A single window of Qipengyuania sediminis DNA harbors:
- a CDS encoding entericidin A/B family lipoprotein yields MRKLVLAFGLAAMTLTTAACNTVKGLGEDIESVGEAGDRAT; encoded by the coding sequence ATGCGCAAGCTCGTACTGGCCTTTGGCCTCGCCGCGATGACCCTCACCACCGCTGCCTGCAATACCGTGAAGGGCCTTGGCGAAGATATCGAATCGGTCGGCGAAGCGGGCGACCGCGCAACCTGA